The following proteins come from a genomic window of Anabas testudineus chromosome 3, fAnaTes1.2, whole genome shotgun sequence:
- the kif7 gene encoding kinesin-like protein kif7 has product MSPKVPSGQGRGDYSAVQVAVRVRPLLPKELLHCHESCITVDPELCRVTLGHDRHFLCDFLFEETCCQENVYSVSVQPLIDAFFQGFNATVFAYGQTGSGKTYTIGEANICSFRDEEQGIIPRAVADVFKLLDENDLTDFSVRVSYLEVYKEEFKDLLEVETASKDIHIREDKGNIVLCGVKECEVEGLDEVLSLLESGNTARHTGATQMNPNSSRSHTIFTLHMDQRRGSSRIYGTTTSTGPQMLSSKFHFVDLAGSERILRTGNSGERLKESIQINSGLLALGNVIGALGDPKRKGSHIPYRDSKITRILKDSLGGNSKTLMIACISPSSSDFDESLNTLNYATRARNIQNRATVNCKREPDRVEGLEQQIKALRRALENRQRSETRIIAHADPNRRPRLGEGEMSRLQAQSAHYRTCTDTAYRLLRELQSEGALTAEQSLRVKEWLCSVEEERSGLTTASGPDSGIENSSTEDSVALRRGRPSARNQDPEAAEERWSHEHETEKDGEKEDSIAQLQAQIQRLERENTDFLSALEDAMEQYKQQSDKLQEQQDLISELQCQLSAQGVLGLGLNLRSRPHTAPMSSMKHSQNGGTCRQASPVGYLGNGHQCDQDGNLCGEQEITGGAEMLDTDEESSHSNLGRERRRQVNLTWTKRDLLPGGLAAGVKGPSSQLHELEQHSCLARKASNSSCGEASVRESLKSFEGVSEWGLLQAQQKIRELSVTIRMKEELIKELVKTGKDAQALNRQYSHKITALESEAVQARQELQEAQRQLQDLERQEREISASDKTRAQECRRKIAAAQSKVQVLSQRQRDTARLANLPAQSERRVLELERSVQSMRQQQEQLQRRLRQESQQKRRLETEMQRRTHRVKELEIKNEQQQKILRIKTEEIAAFQRQRRSGSNGSVISLEEQQKIEEQKRWLDEEMERVLEQRRGLEDLEGELTKREEILAKKEALLQERSGLETKRLRSSQALSKDLVMLTGRIETLEQELSERNGLLRSSSAQDSQQIRQEISNLRQEKDSLLKQRVELDDKLRQGNLLSPEEERTLFQLDEAIEALDAAIEYKNEAITQRQRQLRASASMLSQWEMNLMAKLSYLSASETRALLCKYFDKVVSLREEERKLQLALAELEMQLDEQQRLVQWLENALDRAQLDTDRRLTQQQKEHEQSIQLLLQQCREQMDEGLAGRQRQYEGWIHNLTKELNHYKVAHVELSNKLREFCGSVSHPKEQGSAKAGAGSMEKLTRCPEDSPGGRLSGQPDKPPKSREEMRELVNTPLPSTWRRSSLPTEEPAVMEELWLRVGGDIPVNRVVQTGTGSWGGQTSLPAVKSRRESRRPSLNIGPLTPNNAIIDVRKNPV; this is encoded by the exons atgtcTCCCAAGGTGCCCAGTGGCCAAGGCAGAGGGGATTATTCTGCAGTGCAAGTAGCTGTGCGAGTGCGTCCTCTGCTGCCTAAAGAGCTGCTACACTGCCATGAAAGCTGCATCACTGTGGACCCTGAACTGTGTCGGGTTACACTGGGCCATGACCGGCACTTTCTTTGTGACTTCCTGTTTGAAGAAACCTGCTGTCAGGAGAATGTTTATTCGGTGTCTGTTCAGCCACTCATAGATGCATTCTTTCAAGGTTTCAATGCTACAGTCTTTGCCTATGGGCAGACAGGCTCAGGGAAGACTTACACCATTGGAGAAGCTAATATTT GTTCCTTTAGAGACGAGGAGCAGGGTATCATCCCCAGGGCTGTTGCAGATGTCTTCAAGCTACTAGATGAAAATGACCTCACAGACTTCTCTGTCCGAGTCTCCTATCTGGAGGTTTACAAAGAGGAGTTCAAGGACTTGTTGGAGGTGGAGACTGCCAGTAAGGACATCCACATCAGGGAGGATAAAGGCAACATTG TTTTGTGTGGCGTAAAGGAATGTGAAGTGGAGGGTCTTGATGAAGTCTTGAGTTTACTGGAATCAGGCAACACAGCAAGGCACACTGGTGCGACCCAGATGAATCCAAACTCCAGTCGGTCTCACACCATTTTTACCTTGCATATGGACCAGAGACGGGGAAGTTCACGGATTTATGGGACTACTACAAGTACTGGACCACAAATGTTGTCTTCCAAGTTCCACTTTGTTGACTTGGCAGGGTCAGAACGCATCTTAAGGACAGGTAACAGTGGAGAGAGACTAAAGGAGAGCATTCAGATCAACAGTGGTCTTCTGGCCCTGGGGAATGTTATCGGGGCACTGGGCGATCCTAAGAGGAAAGGCTCTCACATACCATACAGAGATTCTAAGATTACAAG GATTCTAAAGGATTCTTTGGGAGGAAATTCAAAAACACTAATGATCGCCTGCATCAGCCCATCTTCCTCAGACTTTGATGAAAGCCTGAATACACTAAACTATGCCACAAGGGCCAGAAACATTCAGAACCGGGCTACAGTCAACTGCAAACGTGAGCCAGATCGTGTAGAAGGGCTAGAACAGCAAATCAAGGCCCTTCGCAGAGCCCTTGAAAATCGGCAGCGTTCAGAGACTCGCATCATCGCTCATGCTGATCCAAACAGGAGACCACGACttggagagggagagatgagcAGACTGCAAGCCCAAAGTGCCCACTATAGGACTTGCACAGACACTGCTTACAG GTTATTGCGGGAGCTCCAGAGTGAAGGGGCTCTGACTGCAGAACAGAGTCTGAGAGTAAAGGAGTGGTTGTGCTCAGTAGAGGAGGAACGGAGTGGACTGACCACAGCCTCAGGACCAGACAGTGGTATAGAGAACAGCTCCACGGAAGATAGTGTTGCACTGAGGAGGGGAAGGCCTTCTGCAAGGAATCAA GATCCAGAGGCTGCAGAGGAGAGGTGGAGCCACGagcatgaaactgaaaaagatggagagaaagaggataGTATTGCCCAGCTTCAAGCACAGATCCAGAGGttggagagagaaaacactgactTTTTATCAGCCCTGGAGGATGCTATGGAGCAATACAAGCAGCAG agTGATAAGCTGCAGGAGCAACAGGACCTCATATCAGAACTGCAGTGTCAACTGTCTGCTCAAGGGGTGTTGGGGCTCGGGCTTAACCTGAGATCACGGCCCCACACTGCCCCCATGAGCTCCATGAAACACAGTCAGAATGGAGGCACATGCAGACAG GCCAGTCCAGTGGGGTACCTTGGTAATGGGCATCAGTGTGATCAGGATGGGAACCTTTGTGGAGAGCAGGAGATCACAGGTGGAGCAGAAATGCTGGATACGGATGAAGAGAGCAGTCATTCCAACCTCGGCCGGGAGAGACGCAG ACAGGTGAATTTGACCTGGACCAAAAGGGACTTGCTGCCAGGAGGACTAGCAGCTGGTGTTAAAGGGCCATCATCTCAGCTTCATGAGCTAGAGCAGCATTCCTGTTTAGCAAGAAAAGCCT CTAACTCCAGTTGTGGGGAAGCATCTGTACGGGAAAGTTTGAAAAGTTTTGAAGGTGTTTCGGAGTGGGGACTTCTTCAGGCTCAGCAGAAGATCAGGGAGCTGTCTGTCACCATTCGCATGAAGGAAGAACTCATCAAGGAGCTGGTTAAAACAG gtAAGGATGCTCAGGCCCTAAACAGGCAGTACAGCCATAAAATCACAGCTCTAGAGAGTGAAGCTGTGCAGGCTCgacaggagctgcaggaggccCAACGCCAGCTGCAGGATCTAGAGaggcaagagagagagataagcGCTTCAGACAAGACCAGAGCACAGGAATGTCGCAGGAAAATAGCTGCTGCTCAGAGCAAAGTCCAG GTACTAAGTCAGCGTCAGAGGGATACTGCTCGTCTAGCTAACCTGCCTGCACAGAGTGAACGGCGCGTGTTAGAGCTGGAACGCAGTGTCCAGTCTatgaggcagcagcaggagcagttGCAGCGGCGTCTACGCCAGGAAAGTCAGCAGAAACGACGTCTGGAGACTGAGATGCAGCGAAGAACTCACAGGGTCAAG GAGCTAGAAATAAAGaacgagcagcagcagaagatcCTGAGGATAAAGACGGAGGAGATCGCTGCCTTCCAGAGGCAGAGGCGCAGTGGCAGTAACGGCTCTGTCATCTCGTTGGAAGAGCAACAG AAGATTGAGGAACAGAAACGCTGGTTGGATGAGGAAATGGAGCGCGTACTGGAACAGAGGAGAGGACTGGAAGATCTGGAAGGAGAGCTAACTAAACGAGAGGAAATCCTGGCCAAGAAAGAAGCTCTGCTGCAGGAACGCAGTGGACTGGAGACCAAGAGACTCCGCTCCAGTCAG GCGCTGAGTAAAGACCTGGTGATGCTTACTGGACGTATTGAGACTCTTGAGCAAGAACTGAGTGAGAGGAATGGTCTGCTTCGCAGCAGCAGTGCTCAAGACTCCCAGCAGATCCGCCAGGAGATTTCCAACCTGCGACAAGAGAAAGACTCACTGCTTAAACAACGAGTGGAGCTGGACGATAAGCTGCGGCAGGGTAACCTGCTCTCACCTGAG GAAGAGCGAACACTTTTCCAGTTGGACGAGGCGATTGAGGCTCTGGATGCAGCCATCGAGTACAAGAATGAGGCcatcacacaaagacagagacagctgaGGGCTTCTGCCAGTATGCTTTCCCAGTGGGAGATGAACCTCATGGCCAAACTCAGTTACCTGTCTGCCTCTGAGACCAGAGCTCTGTTGTGCAAGTATTTTGACAAG GTGGTGTCTCTGCGTGAGGAAGAGCGTAAACTACAGCTTGCCCTGGCTGAGTTAGAAATGCAACTAGATGAGCAGCAGAGGCTGGTGCAGTGGCTGGAGAACGCGCTCGATCGGGCACAACTTGACACAGATCGCCgactcacacagcagcagaaggaaCATGAACAAAGCATTCAGCTCTTGCTGCAGCAGTGTCGAG AACAAATGGATGAGGGCTTGGCAGGAAGGCAGCGACAGTATGAGGGATGGATCCACAACCTCACCAAAGAGCTCAACCACTACAAAGTGGCACATGTGGAGCTAAGCAACAAACTGAGGGAGTTCTGTGGTTCAGTCAGCCATCCAAAGGAGCAAGGAAGTGCTAAAG CAGGCGCTGGCAGCATGGAGAAGCTGACCCGCTGCCCTGAGGACAGCCCAGGAGGCAGGTTGTCAGGGCAGCCTGACAAACCTCCCAAATCCAGGGAGGAAATGCGTGAGCTGGTAAACACCCCTCTCCCATCCACGTGGAGACGCTCTTCTCTCCCCACTGAGGAACCTGCTGTCATGGAGGAGTTGTGGCTTCGAGTGGGTGGGGACATTCCCGTTAACCGCGTAGTTCAAACTGGCACAGGGTCCTGGGGAGGGCAGACATCCCTGCCTGCAGTTAAATCTCGCAGAGAGTCCCGCCGCCCCAGCCTCAATATTGGACCACTGACTCCAAACAATGCAATAATTGATGTACGGAAAAATCCCGTGTGA
- the rhcga gene encoding rh family, C glycoprotein a translates to MGNCFFSQDKNTNVRVSLPAVCFVWEIAMVVLFGIFVRYNEEADAHWGEYKKTHNITTDMENDFYYRYPSFQDVHVMIFVGFGFLMTFLKRYSFGAVGFTFLIAAFGLQWALLMQGWFHSLDYSTGKILIGIENLINADFCCGGVLIAFGALLGKVSPVQMMVVSLFGVTLYAVEEYIILNLLHCRDAGGSMVIHTFGGYYGLAISWILYRPNLNKSKHLNGSVYHSDLFAMIGTLFLWLFWPSFNSAIANHGDGQHRAAINTYISLAASVVTAVAISSMTEKRGRLDMVHIQNATLAGGVAMGASAEFMISPYGSLIVGFFCGIISTFGFKFVSPFLEKHLKLQDTCGIHNLHAVPGMLGGFISAIVAAMASESVYSKEGLIATLGLEGNYANRGAGTQGGYQAAGTCVAMVFGIVGGAIVGLILKLPIWGDPADDNCFDDEVYWEVPEDEESIPPVLEYNNHMAHKHQDRCDSNYNLEQL, encoded by the exons ATGGGGAACTGCTTTTTCAGCCAGGATAAGAACACCAATGTGCGTGTTAGTCTGCCGGCGGTCTGCTTCGTCTGGGAGATTGCTATGGTTGTGCTGTTTGGAATTTTCGTCAGGTATAATGAAGAGGCAGATGCACACTGGGGAGAGTATAAAAAAACTCACAACATCACCACCGACATGGAAAATGACTTCTACTACCGATATCCCA GCTTCCAGGACGTCCACGTCATGATTTTCGTTGGATTTGGTTTCCTCATGACATTTCTGAAGCGCTACAGCTTCGGTGCTGTGGGTTTCACCTTCCTGATTGCCGCCTTTGGTCTGCAGTGGGCTCTTCTCATGCAAGGCTGGTTCCACTCCCTCGACTACAGCACTGGAAAAATCCTCATTGGAATAGAGAA TTTAATCAATGCAGATTTCTGCTGTGGTGGCGTTCTGATTGCCTTCGGTGCCCTCCTGGGAAAAGTAAGCCCAGTCCAGATGATGGTTGTCTCCTTGTTTGGCGTCACACTGTATGCTGTGGAGGAATATATCATCCTCAACCTCCTTCAT TGCAGAGATGCTGGTGGCTCCATGGTCATTCATACCTTCGGTGGATACTATGGTTTGGCCATCTCCTGGATCCTCTACCGACCAAACCTAAACAAGAGCAAACACCTGAATGGATCTGTCTACCACTCTGACTTGTTTGCCATGATTG GCACACTGTTCCTGTGGTTGTTCTGGCCCAGTTTTAACTCAGCCATTGCAAATCACGGTGAtggacagcacagagcagccaTAAACACTTACATCTCCCTGGCTGCCTCCGTTGTCACAGCTGTGGCCATCTCCAGTATGACTGAGAAGAGAGGAAGACTGGATATG GTGCATATCCAGAATGCCACTTTGGCAGGTGGTGTGGCCATGGGAGCATCAGCAGAGTTCATGATAAGTCCATACGGCTCACTCATTGTGGGTTTCTTCTGTGGCATCATCTCCACCTTTGGCTTTAAATTTGTCTCG CCCTTCTTAGAAAAACATCTCAAGCTCCAGGATACATGTGGTATCCACAACCTGCATGCTGTGCCGGGGATGCTTGGCGGATTTATCAGTGCCATCGTTGCAGCAATGGCCTCTGAATCTGTCTACAGCAAAGAGGG GTTGATTGCTACACTTGGCTTGGAAGGCAATTATGCAAACAGAGGTGCAGGTACGCAGGGAGGCTACCAGGCTGCTGGCACATGTGTGGCAATGGTATTTGGAATTGTTGGAGGGGCAATTGTTG GGCTCATCCTGAAGTTGCCTATCTGGGGCGACCCTGCTGATGATAACTGCTTTGATGATGAAGTTTACTGGGAG GTTCCTGAGGATGAGGAGAGCATTCCTCCTGTTTTGGAGTACAACAACCACATGGCACACAAGCACCAAGACAG atGTGATTCAAACTATAATCTGGAGCAACTTTAG